In Trichocoleus desertorum NBK24, the following are encoded in one genomic region:
- the chlG gene encoding chlorophyll synthase ChlG, producing the protein MSDPTPLPPDSNISPAVGMAEVQEAAAKLDVQANTTAPLSTTAPEAANRSAKARQLLGMKGAEAGETSIWKIRLQLMKPITWIPLIWGVVCGAASGGNFRWSLECVLISAACMLMSGPMLTGYTQTINDFYDRDLDAINEPYRPIPSGAISLPQVQVQIWALLLGGVGIAYALDQWAGHTFPTITVLALGGSFVSYIYSAPPLKLKQNGWLGNYALGASYIALPWWAGHALFGDLNPTIVLLTLFYSFAGLGIAIVNDFKSVEGDRQLGLKSLPVMFGVATAAWICVLMIDVFQLGVAAYLLSIHQNLYAVILLLLVIPQITFQDMYFLRDPLKNDVKYQASAQPFLVLGMLVAALALGHAGV; encoded by the coding sequence ATGTCTGACCCAACTCCCTTACCTCCAGACTCCAATATTTCTCCCGCAGTTGGAATGGCAGAAGTTCAAGAGGCTGCCGCCAAGCTAGATGTGCAAGCGAATACCACTGCCCCTTTGAGCACAACGGCTCCAGAAGCTGCAAATCGGAGTGCCAAAGCGCGACAACTCCTGGGTATGAAAGGGGCGGAAGCAGGAGAAACCTCAATTTGGAAGATTCGCCTGCAACTGATGAAGCCGATCACCTGGATTCCCTTAATCTGGGGCGTAGTCTGCGGAGCGGCTTCTGGTGGAAATTTTCGCTGGAGCCTAGAGTGCGTCTTAATCTCAGCGGCTTGTATGTTGATGTCAGGGCCGATGCTGACGGGCTACACCCAGACGATCAACGATTTTTATGACCGCGACCTAGACGCCATCAATGAACCCTACCGCCCGATTCCTTCTGGTGCCATTTCGTTGCCGCAAGTGCAGGTGCAAATTTGGGCATTGCTTCTGGGGGGTGTTGGCATTGCCTATGCGCTCGATCAGTGGGCAGGGCACACGTTTCCCACGATTACAGTGCTAGCTCTAGGCGGCTCCTTTGTGTCTTATATTTATTCCGCGCCACCCCTGAAGTTAAAGCAAAATGGTTGGTTGGGTAACTACGCGCTGGGGGCGAGTTACATCGCGTTGCCTTGGTGGGCGGGGCATGCTCTGTTTGGCGATCTCAATCCCACGATTGTGTTGTTGACCTTGTTCTACAGCTTCGCGGGCTTGGGAATTGCGATCGTAAATGACTTCAAAAGTGTGGAGGGCGATCGCCAGTTAGGATTGAAGTCTTTGCCCGTAATGTTTGGGGTTGCCACCGCTGCCTGGATCTGCGTGCTTATGATTGATGTGTTTCAACTGGGCGTTGCGGCTTATTTACTCAGCATTCACCAAAATCTATACGCTGTGATTTTGCTATTGCTAGTAATTCCTCAAATCACGTTCCAAGATATGTATTTCTTGCGCGATCCGCTCAAGAACGACGTGAAGTATCAAGCCAGCGCTCAGCCCTTTTTAGTGTTGGGGATGCTAGTCGCTGCTCTAGCCCTGGGCCATGCTGGAGTTTAG
- a CDS encoding ArsA family ATPase — protein MSLILTFLGKGGTGRTTVAIATAKRFAGQGKRVLLVGQDPGPNLGWLLGTTLTADPQEIAPNLQAVQFQSATLLERSWEEVKKIEAQYLRTPILKAVFGQELGVLPGMDSALALNALREYDASGQYDVIVYDGTGDQATLRMLGMPEVLSWYVRRFRKVFTDSDLGRTILESPFVQPLVSTVLNVSWSPDNWAQPTNQVSNILDEGKAAVNNPHRVAAYLVTTEDPAAIATARYLWGSAQQIGLTVGGVILNQAMVSHAIAQTLTTEFDPLITHAFPVRTGDDWQPLIDALPDFSQADQAPRAIAVNVAERKVALFLPGFDKKQVKLSQNGPEITIEAGDQRRNISLPPELSGKPVTGAKFQDGYLIISF, from the coding sequence ATGTCCCTAATTTTGACGTTTTTGGGAAAAGGTGGTACGGGTCGGACAACGGTTGCGATCGCCACTGCCAAACGCTTTGCTGGTCAAGGGAAGCGAGTTTTGCTCGTCGGTCAAGATCCTGGCCCAAATCTGGGTTGGCTCTTGGGAACTACTTTGACGGCTGACCCCCAAGAAATTGCCCCAAATCTACAGGCTGTGCAGTTTCAAAGCGCTACTCTTCTAGAGCGCAGTTGGGAAGAAGTCAAAAAGATAGAAGCTCAGTATTTACGGACTCCCATCTTGAAGGCTGTATTTGGTCAAGAACTGGGCGTTCTTCCTGGCATGGATAGCGCTTTGGCCCTGAACGCCTTGCGCGAGTACGATGCTAGCGGTCAGTATGATGTCATTGTTTACGATGGCACAGGCGACCAAGCGACCCTACGAATGCTAGGGATGCCCGAAGTGTTGAGCTGGTATGTACGCCGCTTCCGTAAGGTTTTCACTGATTCCGATCTCGGTAGAACGATTTTAGAATCGCCTTTCGTTCAGCCTTTAGTCAGCACCGTTCTCAACGTCAGTTGGTCACCCGATAATTGGGCTCAGCCTACCAATCAGGTGAGCAACATATTAGACGAAGGAAAAGCTGCCGTTAACAATCCCCATCGGGTTGCTGCCTACTTGGTCACGACCGAAGATCCAGCGGCGATCGCCACGGCTCGTTATCTCTGGGGTAGTGCTCAACAAATCGGCCTGACAGTCGGTGGGGTGATTCTGAATCAAGCAATGGTGAGTCACGCGATCGCGCAAACGTTAACCACTGAGTTTGATCCCCTCATAACTCATGCGTTTCCAGTACGAACCGGAGATGATTGGCAGCCGCTGATAGATGCTTTGCCCGACTTCAGCCAAGCTGATCAAGCACCCAGAGCGATCGCGGTGAATGTGGCTGAGCGCAAGGTTGCTCTCTTCCTCCCAGGCTTTGACAAGAAGCAAGTCAAGCTCTCGCAGAATGGCCCTGAAATCACGATTGAAGCAGGGGATCAGCGACGTAATATATCATTGCCACCTGAATTGAGTGGCAAACCCGTGACAGGTGCCAAATTCCAGGATGGTTACTTAATCATCTCGTTTTAA
- a CDS encoding DUF2862 domain-containing protein: MEVGQRVQVRRLRDRVPPAVINKLGQTGTIRDFRMVDGGVGVLVEFDDKFATWFFEDEVRAVQ, translated from the coding sequence ATGGAAGTCGGCCAAAGAGTACAAGTTCGCCGTTTGAGAGATCGTGTCCCTCCTGCTGTAATCAACAAACTAGGACAAACTGGTACCATTCGGGATTTTCGGATGGTGGACGGCGGTGTGGGTGTGCTCGTGGAGTTTGATGATAAGTTTGCGACTTGGTTTTTTGAGGATGAAGTACGAGCGGTTCAGTAA
- a CDS encoding metallothionein, giving the protein MTAVSQMKCACDSCLCIVSPNEQAVQRDGKYYCSDACANGHASGEGCGHTGCECH; this is encoded by the coding sequence ATGACTGCTGTATCTCAGATGAAGTGTGCTTGTGACTCTTGTCTCTGTATCGTCTCGCCCAATGAGCAAGCAGTCCAGAGAGATGGCAAGTACTATTGCAGTGATGCTTGTGCCAATGGGCATGCTAGCGGAGAAGGCTGTGGTCACACAGGCTGTGAGTGCCACTAA
- a CDS encoding DUF2358 domain-containing protein, whose amino-acid sequence MQTQAYQTQVEQVMQTLREDLPTLFEQDISYDIYTQDILFQDPVNRFKGKFNYRIIFWTLRFHGRLFFTELFFDLHDVVQPALDTVLATWTVRGQLRVPWKASIFFNGYSTYKLTPEGLIYEHIDTWDRKPSAILRQFLPEKNLPEKSDRAH is encoded by the coding sequence TTGCAGACACAGGCGTATCAAACTCAGGTAGAGCAAGTGATGCAAACGTTAAGAGAAGACTTGCCAACTTTATTTGAGCAAGATATCTCCTACGACATCTACACTCAAGACATCTTGTTTCAAGATCCGGTGAATCGGTTCAAGGGCAAGTTCAACTACCGCATCATCTTTTGGACGCTACGATTTCACGGTCGGCTCTTTTTTACCGAACTATTTTTTGACCTGCATGACGTGGTTCAGCCTGCTCTTGATACTGTGCTTGCCACGTGGACAGTCCGAGGTCAATTGCGAGTGCCCTGGAAAGCCAGCATTTTCTTTAATGGTTACTCTACTTACAAGCTCACGCCTGAAGGGTTAATTTACGAGCACATCGATACCTGGGACCGTAAACCAAGTGCAATTTTGCGACAATTTCTGCCTGAGAAAAATCTGCCTGAGAAAAGCGATCGCGCTCATTAG
- a CDS encoding M1 family metallopeptidase — MLQSSFDSDQNSHKSFELPGARPHYNPDRPGQVEHIFLDLTLDIPKQSYQGTCTIRLNPVCNGLDRLTLDAVNLNIQSVKIGAIEQAFETDGEQLSIRLQQPTEAGKSLELAIAYSVEKPQRGLYFIQPNKHYPTKPVQVWTQGEDEDSRFWFPCFDYPGQLASSEIRVRVPKHLTAISNGELISTEVEGDSKIYHWLQQQVHPTYLMTLAVGDFAEIRDEWQGKPVPYYVEKGREADARRSMGKTPRMMEFLSQKYGYPYPFPKYAQVCVDDFIFGGMENTSTTLLTDRCLLDERAVLDNRSTESLVCHELAHQWFGDLVVIKHWSHAWLKEGMASYSEVMWTEEEYGVEEAAYYRLGEARNYIAEDTARYRRPIVTHVYREAIELYDRHLYEKGACVYHMIRAELGDELFWKAIATFVNDNAHQTVETIDLLRAIEKATGRNLLFLFDQYVFRGGHPDYKVSYAWDSDSKLAKITITQTQAKSNDNGSRTELFDLKLPIAFGYVEGEEKSFKTFTVRVHEREQTFYFPLEEKPQLISFDQGNHVLKTVSLEYPVAELKAQLQHDPDPISRIYAAEALAKKGGLEAVKALSDALKRDRFWGVRAEIAKQLADVKLDQAFAGLVTGLKDEVAQVRRAVVEALAGIKTSESYKALKPIVEKGDPSYYVEASAIRAIGGIAASNLHEKPKDDKVLKLLKTVLAERSGWNEVVRSGAIAGLSQMKTSEAALNLILEYTAPGVPQSLRLAAIRALGGISSGQTNVNLERILERLSELSRETFFLTQVAVAVALGQMETLKAMPILQALADQTPDGRVRRIAEEAVQRVQKHAGSDKAVKQLREELDQLKQENQDLKSRLEALEAKAK, encoded by the coding sequence ATGTTGCAGTCGTCTTTTGATTCTGACCAGAACAGTCATAAGTCTTTTGAGTTACCCGGTGCTCGACCTCACTACAATCCCGATCGCCCCGGTCAAGTAGAGCACATCTTCTTAGATCTAACTCTCGACATTCCTAAACAGTCCTACCAAGGCACTTGCACCATTCGTCTGAATCCAGTTTGCAATGGCCTCGATCGCCTGACTCTGGATGCAGTGAACTTAAACATTCAATCGGTGAAGATTGGCGCAATTGAGCAAGCCTTTGAAACCGATGGAGAACAACTATCCATTCGATTACAGCAACCGACTGAAGCAGGTAAGTCGCTGGAGTTAGCGATCGCCTACAGTGTTGAAAAACCTCAGCGCGGCCTCTACTTTATTCAACCAAATAAGCATTATCCTACTAAACCCGTTCAAGTCTGGACTCAAGGCGAGGATGAAGACTCTCGCTTCTGGTTTCCCTGCTTCGACTACCCAGGCCAATTAGCTAGCTCTGAAATTCGGGTTCGGGTGCCAAAGCACTTAACGGCAATTTCCAACGGTGAGTTGATTAGCACTGAGGTTGAGGGCGACAGCAAGATTTATCACTGGCTGCAACAGCAGGTACATCCAACTTATTTGATGACCTTAGCAGTCGGAGATTTTGCCGAGATTCGAGACGAGTGGCAAGGGAAGCCTGTCCCTTACTACGTAGAGAAGGGTCGCGAAGCCGATGCCCGACGGAGCATGGGCAAAACTCCTCGAATGATGGAGTTTCTCAGCCAGAAATATGGCTATCCCTATCCTTTTCCAAAATATGCTCAGGTTTGCGTCGATGACTTCATCTTCGGCGGCATGGAAAACACCTCCACTACGCTGTTGACCGATCGCTGCCTGTTGGATGAGCGAGCCGTATTAGATAACCGCAGCACTGAGAGCTTGGTCTGCCACGAACTGGCGCACCAGTGGTTTGGGGATTTGGTGGTGATCAAGCACTGGTCTCATGCTTGGCTCAAAGAAGGCATGGCTTCCTACTCGGAAGTGATGTGGACTGAAGAGGAATACGGAGTCGAAGAAGCGGCTTACTATCGGCTTGGTGAAGCTCGTAACTATATTGCAGAGGATACTGCCCGTTACCGTCGGCCCATCGTCACCCACGTTTATCGAGAAGCGATCGAACTCTACGATCGCCACCTCTATGAAAAGGGAGCCTGTGTCTATCACATGATCCGGGCGGAGCTAGGGGATGAGTTGTTTTGGAAAGCGATCGCCACCTTCGTCAACGACAACGCCCACCAAACTGTGGAAACCATTGATTTATTAAGGGCGATCGAGAAAGCAACCGGACGCAACTTGCTATTTCTCTTCGATCAATACGTGTTTCGCGGTGGACATCCCGACTACAAAGTCAGCTACGCCTGGGATAGCGATAGCAAGTTAGCCAAAATCACCATCACTCAAACTCAAGCGAAGAGTAATGATAACGGTAGTCGAACTGAGCTGTTTGATCTGAAATTGCCGATCGCGTTTGGGTATGTAGAAGGTGAGGAGAAGAGCTTCAAAACCTTCACGGTGAGAGTCCATGAGCGGGAGCAAACTTTTTACTTCCCGTTAGAAGAGAAGCCCCAGTTGATCAGCTTTGACCAAGGCAATCACGTCCTCAAAACTGTTTCCTTGGAATACCCCGTCGCTGAACTCAAAGCCCAGCTTCAGCATGACCCAGACCCCATCTCTCGAATTTATGCTGCTGAAGCTTTAGCCAAGAAAGGTGGCTTGGAAGCTGTGAAGGCACTGTCGGATGCCTTAAAACGCGATCGCTTTTGGGGAGTTCGAGCAGAAATTGCTAAGCAACTAGCAGACGTGAAGCTAGACCAAGCATTTGCAGGATTGGTCACAGGACTCAAGGATGAAGTTGCTCAAGTTCGTCGAGCCGTCGTTGAAGCGTTAGCTGGCATCAAGACTTCTGAGAGCTATAAAGCCCTAAAACCAATCGTTGAAAAAGGCGACCCCAGCTACTATGTCGAAGCCTCTGCAATTCGGGCGATCGGTGGAATTGCTGCCTCTAACCTGCATGAAAAGCCTAAGGATGACAAGGTACTGAAGCTACTGAAGACAGTTTTAGCAGAACGCTCAGGCTGGAATGAAGTCGTGCGCTCCGGGGCGATCGCAGGATTGAGCCAGATGAAAACTTCAGAAGCAGCTTTGAATTTAATCTTGGAGTACACCGCTCCTGGAGTACCACAATCCCTACGTCTCGCTGCAATCCGAGCTTTAGGAGGCATCTCCTCTGGTCAAACCAACGTCAATTTGGAGCGGATCTTAGAACGTCTCAGCGAGTTGTCACGGGAAACTTTCTTCCTGACTCAAGTGGCAGTAGCAGTAGCTCTGGGGCAGATGGAAACGCTCAAAGCGATGCCAATTCTTCAGGCGCTCGCCGATCAAACTCCAGACGGTCGAGTGCGTCGCATTGCTGAAGAAGCAGTCCAAAGGGTTCAGAAGCATGCTGGTTCTGATAAGGCTGTGAAGCAACTACGTGAGGAACTAGACCAACTGAAACAAGAGAACCAGGATCTGAAGAGTCGCTTAGAAGCTTTAGAGGCCAAAGCAAAGTAA
- a CDS encoding DUF3488 and DUF4129 domain-containing transglutaminase family protein, with the protein MSNSPGVRQRRGVPVWQQLQRRLAAMPTVEVEDSILLRVLVQVLVTVGIVATDLAARDAVAEWPITSYWAIPLSLLGATWSWYRRRDRNIPTKFCLAIGMLVTLLAFFVRLFGELNDTRLALAQLLIQLQVLHSFDLPRRKDLGYSMVIGLILLGVAGTLSQTLAFGPFLLVFVAIALPVLILDYRSRLGLVFQGWKLRGADLAPKRLGVFLLVVVSLGLIIFAFLPRLPGYQLRTFPVSAPVDFRGEFDTSRILNPGYVRGGRGGGEEGEGEGSGTETGQRGQGRGKGKLDPTYYYGFDTQINQNLRGEMKPQVLMRVRSQAEGFWRVVAFDRYTGQGWEISRNDQAETIDRSRWSYQFFLPRPVILGKDKEVVQTYTIVAEELPNVIPAMAWAKELYFPTRQVAVDPEGSLRSPLALVEGFTYTVISEVPYRNRTLLSKAATNYPEAIRKNYLQVPPEIAAKVRQKTQEILAAAPNPLTAPSEQALYLAQYLKQRYTIQPDLAFLEDSDDLVEAFLFRFEGGYPDHFSTVLTVMLRSIGIPARLVTGFAPGEFNPFTGLYVVRNTDAYAMTEVYFPKYGWFAFDPIPGHELIPPSVEEDQTFSVLRKFWQWVAGWLPSPVTGILSGLFNAIAAILARTVGWFLGLFSKGWLGLFTGLIVAVGLSFLGWLGWTGWRNWRYQRWLAKLPPMESLYQQMLAWLAAQGFHKRPAQTPLEYAQQWYSHPSPEYSQTISAISHAYVGWRYGGQTANLRQLQQQFRNLKKQQAKRSLSIWQLRNRRILQRIR; encoded by the coding sequence ATGTCTAACTCACCTGGGGTACGGCAACGGCGGGGCGTCCCAGTTTGGCAGCAGCTACAGCGACGCTTGGCAGCAATGCCAACTGTCGAGGTGGAAGATTCAATCTTACTGCGGGTGCTTGTACAAGTACTGGTTACGGTGGGGATTGTCGCAACGGATCTGGCTGCTAGGGACGCGGTGGCAGAATGGCCCATTACTAGTTATTGGGCAATACCACTGAGTTTGTTGGGAGCCACTTGGAGCTGGTATCGTCGTCGCGATCGCAATATTCCGACAAAATTTTGCTTAGCCATTGGCATGTTAGTGACGCTACTGGCTTTTTTTGTGCGTCTATTTGGCGAGCTGAACGATACTCGCTTAGCGCTAGCTCAGTTGCTAATTCAACTCCAGGTTTTGCATAGCTTCGATCTGCCACGTCGCAAAGACTTAGGCTACTCAATGGTCATTGGTCTAATTCTGCTAGGCGTGGCGGGTACTCTTAGCCAAACACTAGCATTCGGGCCATTTTTACTCGTATTTGTCGCGATCGCCTTACCTGTCCTTATTTTAGACTACCGCTCTCGTTTGGGATTGGTATTCCAAGGCTGGAAACTTCGGGGTGCTGACCTAGCTCCTAAGCGTTTGGGTGTTTTCCTTCTAGTGGTTGTGAGCTTAGGACTGATTATCTTTGCCTTTTTGCCTAGGCTTCCAGGTTATCAATTGCGTACGTTTCCGGTCAGTGCTCCCGTAGACTTCCGAGGAGAATTTGACACCAGCCGGATTCTGAATCCTGGCTATGTCCGGGGGGGACGCGGTGGAGGTGAAGAAGGCGAAGGAGAGGGATCTGGTACTGAGACTGGACAGCGAGGACAAGGGCGAGGCAAAGGTAAGCTAGACCCAACCTATTACTATGGGTTCGATACCCAAATTAACCAGAACTTGCGGGGAGAGATGAAACCTCAAGTTTTGATGCGGGTGCGATCGCAAGCAGAAGGTTTTTGGCGAGTTGTCGCCTTCGATCGCTACACCGGACAAGGCTGGGAAATTTCGCGGAACGATCAAGCAGAGACGATTGATCGTTCTAGATGGTCTTATCAGTTCTTCCTGCCTCGGCCCGTTATTTTGGGCAAAGACAAGGAGGTAGTTCAGACTTATACGATTGTGGCCGAAGAACTGCCAAACGTAATTCCAGCGATGGCTTGGGCAAAGGAACTTTACTTCCCAACTCGTCAGGTTGCTGTAGATCCAGAAGGTAGTTTGCGATCGCCCTTAGCCTTGGTAGAGGGTTTCACGTATACGGTGATTTCGGAAGTGCCTTACCGCAACCGAACGTTGCTAAGCAAAGCTGCCACCAACTATCCAGAAGCGATACGGAAAAACTATCTTCAAGTTCCACCAGAAATTGCGGCTAAGGTACGGCAGAAAACCCAAGAGATTTTAGCCGCTGCTCCCAATCCGCTCACCGCTCCTTCGGAACAGGCGCTTTATTTAGCTCAGTACCTGAAGCAGCGCTACACGATCCAGCCTGATTTAGCTTTTCTGGAAGATAGCGACGACTTAGTTGAAGCGTTTCTATTTCGCTTTGAAGGCGGATACCCAGACCATTTCTCGACGGTGCTAACTGTCATGTTGCGATCGATCGGAATCCCTGCTCGATTGGTGACTGGCTTTGCTCCGGGAGAATTTAACCCCTTCACCGGGTTATATGTGGTTCGCAACACCGATGCCTATGCCATGACCGAGGTTTACTTTCCCAAGTATGGCTGGTTTGCGTTTGACCCAATTCCTGGACACGAACTCATTCCGCCCTCTGTGGAAGAAGACCAAACTTTTAGTGTGCTGCGGAAGTTTTGGCAGTGGGTCGCAGGCTGGTTGCCTTCTCCGGTGACTGGCATTCTCAGTGGTTTGTTTAATGCGATCGCGGCTATCCTGGCTCGGACTGTAGGCTGGTTTCTTGGCCTCTTCTCCAAAGGTTGGTTGGGTTTATTTACAGGCCTGATTGTAGCCGTTGGTTTGTCTTTTCTGGGTTGGTTGGGTTGGACAGGATGGCGAAATTGGCGCTATCAACGTTGGTTGGCCAAATTGCCACCAATGGAAAGCCTATATCAACAAATGTTGGCTTGGTTAGCAGCCCAAGGCTTCCACAAGCGACCCGCCCAAACCCCTTTGGAATATGCTCAGCAATGGTACAGCCACCCCTCACCGGAATATAGCCAAACGATTTCGGCTATCTCCCATGCCTATGTGGGCTGGCGCTATGGGGGTCAAACTGCGAACCTGAGGCAACTACAGCAGCAATTTCGCAACTTGAAGAAACAGCAAGCCAAGCGATCGCTTAGTATCTGGCAACTGAGAAACCGACGGATATTGCAGCGAATCCGCTAG
- the hetZ gene encoding heterocyst differentiation protein HetZ: MLGSWLAVNHHGEICRDVEAIFQLLFNELRLSTGASEQNCTDVAERLAQEVKRICTESKRIQASGEVETWAMTLARHRLTQCLTYYKLGSRRGRVELHSNLSAVIYRYISPPQAQSSYQARLTLIEDFLQGFYMEALNAFRRETQMPKAYCPKSLLELAEYMAFTERYAKRRIPLPGHRNQQLIILRAQTFSQQQPLETYVDIEQAAEGASQETDQAWNAASVQQLREQMVAQAPEPADDSLRHAVVTELMAYLEERQQSDCADYFALRLQDLPAHEIEAILGLTPRQRDYLQQRFKYHLIRFALSHHWELVHQWLEADLEHNLGLTPQQWEAFQTQISSQQLRILQLKQQQLNNLAIAQDVGCTVTQIQKQWSQLLEQAWEIRNSLVSGASPSTDE, encoded by the coding sequence ATGCTAGGGTCTTGGTTAGCTGTTAACCATCATGGGGAGATCTGCCGCGACGTGGAGGCAATTTTTCAGCTACTGTTCAATGAACTTAGGCTGTCAACGGGAGCGTCTGAGCAGAATTGTACGGATGTAGCAGAGCGTTTGGCGCAAGAAGTAAAAAGAATTTGCACTGAAAGTAAGCGGATTCAGGCTTCTGGAGAAGTGGAAACTTGGGCGATGACCTTAGCTCGGCATCGTCTGACTCAGTGTTTGACCTACTACAAGTTAGGGTCAAGGCGAGGCCGAGTTGAGTTGCACAGTAACCTCAGCGCCGTGATCTATCGCTATATCAGCCCCCCTCAAGCACAATCGAGTTATCAAGCCCGACTGACCTTGATTGAGGATTTTCTGCAAGGGTTCTACATGGAGGCATTGAATGCTTTTCGTCGGGAAACTCAGATGCCAAAGGCTTACTGCCCCAAAAGCTTGTTGGAACTAGCAGAATACATGGCCTTTACAGAGCGCTACGCGAAGCGCCGGATTCCCTTGCCAGGGCATCGAAATCAGCAGTTGATTATTCTGCGAGCCCAAACTTTCTCGCAACAGCAACCTTTAGAAACTTACGTAGATATTGAGCAAGCTGCAGAAGGAGCTTCTCAAGAGACGGATCAGGCTTGGAACGCAGCCTCGGTACAACAACTGCGTGAGCAAATGGTGGCTCAAGCTCCAGAACCCGCCGATGATAGTCTGCGTCATGCCGTGGTTACAGAGCTGATGGCTTACCTGGAGGAGCGGCAGCAAAGCGATTGTGCAGATTACTTTGCTTTGCGATTACAAGATTTACCTGCCCATGAAATTGAGGCGATTTTAGGTTTAACCCCTCGTCAGAGGGATTACCTTCAGCAGCGATTTAAGTACCATTTAATTCGATTTGCGCTTTCTCACCATTGGGAATTGGTTCATCAGTGGCTAGAAGCTGACTTAGAACATAATCTAGGTTTGACACCCCAGCAGTGGGAGGCTTTTCAAACGCAAATCAGTTCGCAACAGCTTAGAATATTGCAGTTGAAACAACAGCAATTGAACAATCTCGCGATCGCTCAAGACGTTGGGTGCACAGTAACTCAAATCCAAAAACAGTGGTCTCAGTTGCTAGAGCAAGCTTGGGAAATTCGCAATAGCCTAGTGTCCGGAGCAAGTCCATCTACAGATGAATAG
- the sds gene encoding solanesyl diphosphate synthase encodes MTSATSLFSTVETDLRVLTDNLKNLVGAHHPILYAAAEHLFGAGGKRLRPAIVFLISRATMPGQDITARHRRLAEITEMIHTASLVHDDVVDESEVRRGVPTVHSSFGNRIAVLAGDFLFAQSSWHLANLDNLEVVKLLSKVIMDMAEGEIQQGLNRFDTSLSIEAYLDKSYYKTASLIANSSKAAGVLSDVSSPMAESLYHYGRHIGLAFQIVDDIFDFTGSLEALGKPAGSDLKSGNLTAPVLFALKEKPVLEGLIEREFAHEGDLDQAIALISESNGMERSQELAAHHAQSAVACLSDLPPSESRQALTEMADYVLSRLH; translated from the coding sequence ATGACCTCAGCTACATCTCTGTTTTCTACTGTCGAAACCGACCTACGGGTATTGACAGACAATCTAAAAAATCTAGTGGGTGCCCATCACCCAATTCTCTACGCTGCTGCCGAGCATCTATTTGGAGCAGGGGGAAAGCGGCTGAGGCCAGCGATCGTCTTTTTGATCTCGCGAGCGACTATGCCAGGTCAAGACATCACCGCTCGGCATCGGCGGCTGGCCGAAATCACTGAAATGATTCACACCGCTAGCCTCGTCCATGATGATGTCGTGGATGAATCGGAAGTCCGTCGGGGAGTACCAACCGTCCATAGCAGCTTTGGAAATCGCATAGCAGTGCTGGCAGGCGACTTTCTCTTTGCTCAGTCTTCTTGGCACTTAGCTAACTTGGACAACTTAGAAGTCGTGAAGCTTCTGTCCAAAGTGATTATGGACATGGCAGAAGGCGAAATTCAGCAAGGATTAAATCGCTTTGATACTAGCTTGTCGATTGAGGCTTACTTAGACAAGAGTTACTACAAAACAGCTTCCCTGATTGCCAATAGTTCTAAGGCGGCGGGTGTGCTCAGCGATGTCTCCTCCCCAATGGCTGAGAGCCTATATCATTACGGTCGTCATATTGGCCTAGCTTTCCAAATCGTCGATGACATTTTTGACTTTACTGGCTCTTTAGAAGCTTTAGGAAAGCCTGCTGGCTCTGATTTAAAGAGTGGCAACCTGACGGCTCCAGTCCTATTCGCCCTTAAAGAAAAGCCTGTACTCGAAGGTTTGATCGAGCGGGAGTTTGCTCACGAAGGCGATTTAGACCAAGCGATCGCCCTGATTTCAGAGAGCAATGGGATGGAGCGATCGCAGGAGCTAGCAGCTCATCATGCCCAGAGTGCTGTGGCCTGCCTAAGCGACCTCCCCCCCTCCGAATCGCGCCAAGCCTTAACAGAAATGGCAGATTACGTCTTGAGTCGGTTACATTAA